One SAR202 cluster bacterium genomic window carries:
- a CDS encoding ABC transporter ATP-binding protein — MAVQSQSAPPANVLRLDDVMPEKFYDHRVVMRLMRYVLAYKAWAALAFVGIVGNTVTNVLQPLIIAWGINSFIAPAGGIESAWGSIHLVGLAFMANAGGNLVFHFIQDFAMARLTASVLDDIRKGMFSHIQGQSVAFHDRNEVGRVMSRVQNDVGQVQEFMDMAIITVVDIAILGFIAATMLWMDLSLGLVTLITPPVLLALTIVWKKFAKVTFLNVAITLSSLNDSLQENISGVRVSQAMNRQERNKQDFEKLNREHLDASLKAARLSSLVSPSVEIATAFSMALVLVVGGQRVLDGSLEVGFLVAFLLYVQRLFDPIRTLSWQFTEYQWAMASGARIFELLDMQPDMTDKADAKELGEIRGDIRFENVSFSYTPESEVLKGINLHIEAGQTVALVGPTGAGKTTLALLSARFYDVGAGRVLVDGEDVRDVRRASLARQMSIVLQDPFLFSDTVKENIRYCRRGVTEEEIVEAAKAVGAHDFISRMEKGYDTVLQERGGNLSIGQRQLISFARAVASKPRILILDEATANVDSASERVIQEALRAVLKGRTSIVIAHRLSTITGADKIVVVDGGRIVEEGRHRELLARGGLYARLYSMNFAEGETKV; from the coding sequence ATGGCGGTGCAGTCACAGAGCGCACCTCCGGCGAATGTGCTGCGTCTTGATGACGTGATGCCGGAGAAGTTTTACGACCATCGCGTAGTCATGCGGCTGATGCGGTATGTGCTGGCGTACAAAGCCTGGGCGGCGCTGGCGTTTGTGGGGATTGTGGGGAATACGGTGACCAACGTCTTGCAGCCGCTGATCATCGCGTGGGGAATAAACAGCTTCATCGCGCCGGCGGGGGGCATCGAGTCGGCGTGGGGGAGCATACACCTGGTGGGACTGGCGTTCATGGCCAACGCCGGGGGAAACCTGGTTTTCCATTTCATCCAGGACTTCGCCATGGCGCGGCTGACGGCGTCGGTGCTGGACGACATTCGAAAGGGGATGTTTTCGCACATCCAGGGGCAGAGCGTGGCGTTCCACGATCGGAACGAAGTTGGACGGGTCATGTCGAGGGTGCAGAACGACGTGGGGCAGGTGCAGGAGTTCATGGACATGGCCATTATCACGGTGGTGGACATCGCGATACTGGGGTTCATCGCGGCCACCATGCTGTGGATGGACCTGAGCCTGGGGCTGGTGACGCTGATCACGCCGCCGGTGCTGCTGGCGCTGACGATTGTGTGGAAGAAGTTCGCCAAAGTGACGTTCCTGAACGTGGCCATCACGCTGTCAAGCCTGAACGACAGCCTGCAAGAGAACATATCGGGCGTGCGGGTCAGCCAGGCGATGAACCGTCAGGAGCGGAACAAGCAGGACTTCGAGAAGCTGAATCGAGAGCATCTGGACGCGAGCTTGAAGGCGGCGAGGCTGTCGTCGCTGGTGTCGCCGTCGGTGGAGATAGCGACGGCGTTTTCGATGGCGCTGGTGCTGGTGGTGGGCGGGCAGAGGGTGCTGGACGGGTCTCTGGAGGTGGGGTTCCTGGTGGCGTTCCTGCTGTACGTGCAGAGGCTGTTCGACCCGATCAGGACGCTAAGCTGGCAGTTCACGGAGTACCAGTGGGCCATGGCGTCAGGGGCGAGGATCTTCGAGCTGCTGGACATGCAGCCGGACATGACGGACAAGGCGGACGCTAAGGAACTGGGGGAGATTCGAGGCGATATCAGATTTGAGAACGTGTCCTTTAGCTACACGCCGGAGTCGGAGGTGCTGAAGGGAATTAATTTGCATATCGAGGCAGGGCAGACGGTGGCGCTGGTGGGGCCGACGGGGGCGGGCAAGACGACGCTGGCGCTGCTATCGGCGCGGTTTTACGACGTAGGGGCTGGCCGGGTGCTGGTGGACGGGGAGGACGTGCGGGACGTGCGGCGGGCCAGCCTGGCGAGGCAGATGAGCATTGTTCTGCAAGACCCGTTCTTGTTCTCGGACACGGTGAAGGAGAACATTCGCTATTGCCGTCGAGGGGTGACGGAAGAGGAGATAGTCGAGGCGGCGAAGGCGGTGGGGGCGCACGATTTCATATCGAGGATGGAGAAGGGGTACGACACGGTGCTTCAGGAGCGGGGCGGGAACCTGAGCATCGGACAGAGGCAGCTGATAAGCTTCGCGAGGGCGGTGGCGTCGAAGCCGAGGATTCTTATTTTGGACGAGGCGACGGCGAACGTGGACTCAGCGTCGGAGCGGGTGATACAGGAGGCGCTGAGGGCGGTGCTGAAGGGGAGGACGTCGATAGTCATCGCGCACCGGCTGTCGACGATAACGGGGGCGGACAAGATTGTGGTGGTGGACGGGGGCCGGATTGTGGAGGAGGGGAGGCACAGGGAGCTGCTGGCGAGGGGAGGGCTGTATGCGAGGCTGTATTCGATGAATTTTGCGGAGGGGGAGACGAAGGTTTAA
- a CDS encoding ester cyclase, with the protein MFGSDTKGVLKKAINNYNEPDRRSGYLDFHDEKCVAHGLPPNIPGNKEGLKMFYNSLWSAFPDFKVNADDLISEGDKVTARFTANGTHKGEFMGVPATGKKVNFPVITTFRIQKGKCVERWTVADVMGMMRQMGAIPG; encoded by the coding sequence ATGTTTGGGTCAGACACGAAGGGCGTGTTGAAGAAGGCGATAAATAACTACAACGAACCAGATAGGCGCAGTGGGTACCTGGATTTCCATGACGAGAAGTGTGTTGCTCATGGCCTTCCGCCCAATATCCCAGGTAATAAAGAGGGTTTGAAGATGTTCTACAACTCCCTCTGGTCGGCTTTTCCGGACTTTAAGGTCAATGCAGACGACTTGATATCAGAGGGAGACAAGGTGACGGCCAGATTCACCGCCAACGGGACGCACAAGGGTGAGTTTATGGGTGTGCCGGCCACGGGCAAGAAGGTGAATTTTCCAGTAATTACCACTTTTAGAATTCAGAAGGGGAAGTGTGTGGAGCGGTGGACGGTGGCGGATGTGATGGGGATGATGAGGCAGATGGGAGCGATTCCCGGCTAG
- a CDS encoding PAS domain S-box protein has product MSRRSSVGFGVSWFLYKGRNTCGTWSRAAGREGARRCATMDKKSKARASGKNGKGTAVRLSGVKEALRAMEEKARSLEMSERKYRALFEDTKDSIIITTADRIIIDANAAASELWGYDRAEMMGMFSGDLFVQTEELVQARKLLQKQGFGKDIMVHKSWRAVLFPLRHAPLVQRQPHLAAQFLIL; this is encoded by the coding sequence ATGAGTAGAAGATCTAGCGTCGGGTTTGGAGTATCCTGGTTTCTCTATAAGGGGCGCAATACCTGCGGAACTTGGAGCCGAGCGGCAGGACGAGAAGGCGCCAGGAGGTGCGCAACGATGGATAAAAAATCGAAGGCTAGGGCGTCGGGGAAGAACGGCAAGGGGACAGCCGTCAGACTGTCCGGCGTGAAGGAGGCCCTTCGCGCCATGGAAGAGAAAGCGCGAAGCCTGGAGATGAGCGAGCGAAAATATCGCGCGCTGTTTGAGGACACTAAGGACAGCATTATCATCACAACGGCGGACCGGATAATTATAGACGCCAACGCGGCGGCTTCGGAGTTGTGGGGCTATGACAGGGCGGAGATGATGGGGATGTTCTCGGGGGACCTATTTGTTCAAACGGAGGAGCTGGTTCAGGCGAGGAAACTGCTTCAAAAGCAAGGTTTCGGCAAAGATATCATGGTTCACAAATCCTGGCGCGCAGTACTCTTTCCACTCCGCCATGCTCCCCTTGTTCAGCGACAGCCACATCTTGCGGCACAATTCCTTATTCTCTGA
- a CDS encoding Trm112 family protein encodes MRKDLIEILACPVCRGKLELQVQEERSARVITGTLRCPACRHTYPIKDAIPNLLPPALRQP; translated from the coding sequence ATGCGAAAAGACCTCATCGAAATCCTGGCGTGTCCCGTCTGCCGCGGGAAGCTGGAACTCCAGGTCCAGGAGGAACGTTCCGCGCGAGTAATAACCGGCACCCTCCGCTGCCCCGCCTGCCGCCACACCTACCCCATCAAAGACGCCATCCCCAACCTCCTCCCACCTGCCCTGCGTCAGCCCTGA
- the folK gene encoding 2-amino-4-hydroxy-6-hydroxymethyldihydropteridine diphosphokinase: protein MEASEVAKVRVYIGLGSNLGDRMENLRRGVAAIGKFVRIEAVSSVYETEPWGFEEQPKFLNAVMVGRTGLSAFRLLEEMKDAEKEVGRKASFKWGPRVFDADLLFYGEKTIDTPSLTVPHPRLHERAFVLSPLAEVAPEVKHPVLGLTAAEMLERVGGREGVKRLGSPETWRVDITGRGQG, encoded by the coding sequence ATGGAGGCCAGTGAAGTGGCCAAGGTGAGGGTGTACATCGGGCTGGGGTCAAACCTGGGCGACCGGATGGAGAACCTGCGACGGGGCGTGGCGGCCATAGGCAAGTTTGTGCGGATAGAGGCGGTGTCGTCGGTGTACGAGACGGAGCCGTGGGGATTTGAGGAGCAGCCTAAGTTTTTGAACGCGGTTATGGTGGGGAGGACGGGGCTTTCGGCGTTCAGGCTGCTGGAGGAGATGAAGGATGCGGAGAAGGAGGTTGGAAGGAAGGCGAGCTTCAAGTGGGGGCCGCGAGTGTTTGACGCGGACTTGCTGTTTTATGGAGAGAAGACCATCGACACGCCCAGTCTGACGGTGCCGCACCCCCGTCTGCACGAGCGGGCATTTGTGCTGTCGCCGCTGGCGGAGGTGGCGCCGGAGGTGAAGCACCCTGTGTTGGGGCTGACGGCGGCGGAGATGCTGGAGCGAGTGGGAGGCCGGGAAGGCGTGAAAAGATTAGGGTCGCCAGAGACGTGGAGAGTTGACATAACCGGCAGGGGTCAGGGCTGA
- the folP gene encoding dihydropteroate synthase, with product MPFSAYQPTDKGPKPMVCRGREFVWGQRTYVMGIINLTPDSFSGDGLGGRPEAAVEQALAFEEAGADILDLGAESTRPGHREVSAAEELRRLMPSLEAVASKVKLPVSVDTYKSDVARQALAAGASMVNDVWGFKKDSKMAGVAAEAGAPVVLMHNQSHTRYGDLVPDVLASLRESVEIALDAGVSPDNIIIDPGIGFGKKAEHNLEILGRLPEFKSLGCPLLVGTSRKSTIGLVLDLPVQERLEGTAATVALSIAGGADIVRVHDVKAMVRVARMSDAIARGWRPVKWPR from the coding sequence ATGCCGTTTTCCGCATATCAGCCCACAGATAAAGGGCCCAAGCCTATGGTGTGCCGGGGAAGGGAGTTTGTGTGGGGCCAGCGCACGTATGTGATGGGGATTATTAACCTGACGCCGGACTCGTTTTCAGGGGATGGGCTGGGGGGGAGGCCGGAGGCGGCGGTGGAGCAGGCGCTGGCCTTTGAGGAGGCAGGCGCGGATATTCTGGACCTGGGGGCGGAGTCGACGCGGCCGGGGCATAGGGAGGTATCGGCGGCGGAGGAGCTAAGGAGGCTGATGCCGTCGTTGGAGGCGGTGGCGTCGAAGGTGAAGCTGCCGGTGAGCGTCGACACGTACAAATCCGACGTAGCGAGGCAGGCGCTGGCGGCGGGAGCATCCATGGTCAACGACGTGTGGGGTTTTAAAAAGGACTCGAAGATGGCCGGGGTGGCCGCCGAGGCCGGCGCGCCGGTGGTGCTGATGCACAACCAGTCGCATACGCGATACGGAGACCTGGTGCCGGACGTGCTGGCGTCGCTGAGGGAGAGCGTGGAAATAGCGCTGGACGCCGGGGTGTCGCCGGATAACATAATCATCGACCCTGGGATTGGATTTGGGAAGAAGGCAGAGCACAACCTGGAGATATTGGGACGGCTGCCGGAGTTCAAATCCCTGGGCTGCCCGCTGCTGGTGGGCACGTCGCGAAAGTCCACCATTGGGCTGGTGCTGGACCTGCCGGTGCAGGAGAGGCTGGAGGGCACGGCGGCCACGGTGGCGCTGTCCATTGCGGGCGGGGCGGATATTGTGCGAGTGCATGACGTGAAGGCGATGGTGAGAGTGGCGCGTATGAGCGACGCGATAGCGCGGGGATGGAGGCCAGTGAAGTGGCCAAGGTGA
- a CDS encoding methylmalonyl-CoA carboxyltransferase — translation MATEPKSDQRLRKLEHLRAQSRLGGGQERINQQHSKGKLTARERLHLLFDPDTFEELDAFVTHRATDFGLDKKKTPGDAVVTGHGKVNGRLVFAFAQDFTVLGGSVSETVGKKICKIMDLAMKTGAPIIGINDSGGARIQEGVVSLSAYGDIFLRNTLASGVVPQISVIVGPSAGGAVYSPAITDFVFMVQGIGQMYITGPDVIKAVLGEEVTHQDLGGAAAHAVKSGVCHFVSDTEEACMHQIRRLLDFLPSNNMEDPPPLDLADPPDRTDPSISDLVPRETNKAYDIRDVMAGVVDQSDLMEVHQSYAPNIVVAFARLAGRTVGLVGNQPAHLAGVLDIDASVKAARFVRFCDAFNIPIVTFVDVPGFLPGVDQEHGGIIRHGAKLLYAYAEATVPKVSVMLRKAYGGAYIVMGSKHLRGDINLAWPSAEIAVMGPEGAVNIIFREEIAGSEHPDKARAKLIEEYRENFANPFVAASHGFLDDVIDPAETRPRIIKALDMLKDKRDSLPPKKHGNIPL, via the coding sequence ATGGCCACCGAGCCAAAATCAGACCAGCGGCTGCGTAAGCTGGAACACCTCCGCGCCCAGTCACGACTCGGCGGGGGCCAGGAACGCATCAACCAGCAGCACTCCAAGGGCAAGCTCACCGCCCGCGAGCGCCTGCATCTCCTCTTCGACCCCGACACCTTCGAGGAACTGGACGCCTTCGTCACCCACCGCGCCACCGACTTCGGCCTCGACAAGAAAAAGACCCCCGGCGACGCCGTCGTCACCGGCCATGGCAAGGTTAACGGACGCCTGGTCTTCGCCTTCGCCCAGGACTTCACCGTCCTCGGCGGCTCCGTGTCTGAGACCGTCGGCAAAAAGATATGCAAAATCATGGACCTGGCCATGAAGACCGGCGCACCCATCATTGGCATCAACGACTCCGGCGGCGCGCGAATCCAGGAAGGCGTCGTCAGCCTCTCCGCCTACGGCGACATCTTCCTCCGCAACACCCTAGCCTCCGGCGTGGTCCCCCAGATATCCGTCATCGTCGGCCCCAGCGCCGGCGGCGCCGTCTACTCCCCCGCCATCACCGACTTCGTGTTCATGGTCCAGGGCATCGGCCAGATGTATATAACAGGCCCTGACGTCATCAAGGCCGTCCTGGGCGAGGAAGTGACCCACCAGGACCTGGGCGGGGCCGCCGCCCACGCCGTCAAAAGCGGCGTCTGCCACTTTGTCTCCGACACCGAAGAAGCGTGCATGCATCAGATTCGGCGCCTCCTTGACTTCCTCCCCTCCAACAACATGGAGGACCCCCCGCCCCTCGATCTCGCCGACCCTCCCGACCGCACCGACCCCTCCATCAGTGACCTGGTCCCCAGAGAGACCAACAAGGCCTACGATATCCGCGATGTCATGGCCGGGGTGGTGGACCAAAGCGATCTCATGGAAGTTCACCAGAGCTACGCCCCCAACATCGTCGTCGCCTTCGCCAGATTGGCCGGACGCACCGTCGGCCTCGTCGGCAACCAGCCCGCACACCTCGCCGGCGTCCTGGACATCGACGCCTCCGTCAAAGCCGCTAGGTTCGTCCGCTTCTGCGACGCCTTCAACATACCCATCGTCACCTTCGTGGACGTCCCCGGCTTCCTTCCCGGCGTCGACCAGGAGCACGGCGGGATTATCAGACACGGCGCCAAGCTCCTCTACGCCTATGCGGAGGCCACGGTCCCCAAGGTCAGCGTTATGCTGCGCAAGGCCTACGGCGGCGCCTACATAGTCATGGGCAGCAAGCACCTGCGCGGCGACATCAACTTGGCCTGGCCCTCCGCTGAAATCGCCGTCATGGGCCCTGAAGGCGCCGTCAACATTATCTTCCGAGAGGAAATCGCCGGCTCCGAGCATCCCGATAAGGCCCGCGCCAAGCTCATCGAAGAGTACCGAGAAAACTTCGCTAACCCCTTCGTCGCCGCCAGCCACGGCTTCCTGGACGACGTCATTGACCCCGCCGAGACCCGCCCCCGCATCATCAAAGCCTTGGACATGCTCAAAGACAAGCGAGACTCCCTCCCTCCCAAAAAGCACGGCAACATCCCCTTATAA
- a CDS encoding thioredoxin family protein — protein MPKPFLFKFPLLLLAVSLALFLAACGSENPTTPSNLNATPSVTRTPASGLRAAELTGTQGWVNSEPLTMVQLRGKTVLIDFWTYTCVNCIRTFPYLKTWWSKYADDGLVIVGVHTPEFAFEHDLGNVRQAVAEYGIGWPVVQDNNYDTWDAYNNQYWPAKYLIDQDGVIRYQHFGEGAYAETEDRIRALLQEAGADLSKIPAAGLEDQELDHAFKNTIGADITSELYGGHERGCSFASFYSNSSIDSPLYCQSKDKVATYADPGQHKNHKLYLQGPWLAEPEAVRHARETQNFEDYLVLRFAAKSVNVVLSLPPTADQPFKVHVTLNGKNLDQFNKGADVVIEPDGRSYLVVDKPRMYHVVEAPEYGTYELKLASNSADFAVYAFTFGVYESGI, from the coding sequence ATGCCTAAGCCATTTCTCTTCAAATTCCCCCTCCTTCTTCTAGCCGTATCTCTTGCCCTATTCCTCGCCGCCTGCGGCTCAGAAAACCCTACCACGCCTTCAAATCTCAACGCGACTCCCTCTGTCACCAGGACACCCGCATCTGGTCTCCGCGCCGCTGAACTCACCGGCACTCAAGGCTGGGTCAACTCGGAACCCCTTACCATGGTGCAGCTTCGCGGCAAAACTGTCCTCATCGACTTCTGGACCTACACCTGCGTCAACTGCATCCGCACCTTCCCTTACCTCAAGACCTGGTGGTCCAAATATGCTGACGACGGCCTTGTTATCGTCGGCGTCCACACTCCCGAATTCGCCTTCGAGCACGACCTTGGCAACGTCCGACAGGCCGTCGCCGAGTATGGCATCGGCTGGCCCGTAGTCCAGGACAACAACTACGACACCTGGGACGCCTACAACAACCAGTACTGGCCCGCCAAGTACCTCATCGACCAGGACGGCGTTATCCGATACCAGCACTTCGGCGAGGGCGCTTACGCCGAGACCGAGGACCGCATCCGCGCGCTCCTACAAGAAGCCGGCGCTGACCTCTCAAAAATCCCCGCAGCCGGCCTGGAAGACCAGGAGCTGGACCACGCCTTCAAAAACACCATCGGCGCCGATATCACCAGCGAGCTCTATGGCGGCCACGAGCGCGGTTGCAGCTTCGCCTCCTTCTACTCCAATAGCTCCATAGACAGCCCCCTCTATTGCCAGTCTAAGGACAAAGTCGCTACCTACGCTGACCCTGGTCAGCATAAGAACCACAAGCTCTACCTCCAGGGCCCGTGGCTCGCCGAACCCGAGGCCGTCCGCCACGCCCGCGAGACCCAGAACTTTGAAGACTACTTGGTCCTGCGATTCGCCGCCAAAAGCGTCAACGTCGTCCTCTCACTTCCGCCTACGGCGGACCAGCCCTTCAAAGTCCACGTCACCCTCAACGGCAAAAACCTAGACCAATTCAACAAAGGCGCCGACGTGGTCATAGAACCCGATGGCCGCAGCTATCTGGTGGTGGACAAGCCGCGCATGTACCACGTGGTGGAAGCCCCCGAATACGGCACGTATGAACTAAAGCTGGCCTCCAACTCTGCCGACTTCGCCGTCTACGCTTTCACCTTCGGGGTCTACGAGAGCGGCATCTAG
- a CDS encoding quinone-dependent dihydroorotate dehydrogenase, with translation MTLYRTLLRPLLFSLPPEKSHRLAEFALKQRFLWRALSPLYHVSDPRLHTSLAGIPIPNPVGLAAGFDKNCEYLPSILNLGFGYVTGGTVTPGPRPGNPRPRLLRLKAQQALINSLGFPGKGSDAARRTLEKKPAHPLILSIAGLSVDDFVECCRRLEAFADALELNVSSPNTAGLRVFHQPQEFRRLLDSVNAVRRKPLLIKLPPFADDKSRYEIISLVQIAKASGVNGLTVANTRPVKEPRLAVGAGGLSGKPLLPDTLAMVVEVRKEVGPAMTINACGGIFTAGDAIQALRIGANTVQLYTGLIYHGPGVARAINKGILQYLDEHRLPDVKAISGS, from the coding sequence ATGACCCTCTACCGCACCCTCCTCCGTCCCCTCCTCTTCTCGCTCCCCCCAGAAAAGTCCCACCGACTAGCCGAATTTGCCCTCAAACAACGCTTCCTCTGGCGCGCCCTCTCCCCCCTCTACCACGTCTCCGATCCCCGACTCCACACCTCTCTAGCCGGCATCCCCATCCCCAATCCCGTCGGCCTCGCCGCCGGCTTCGACAAGAACTGCGAATACTTGCCCTCCATCCTCAATCTCGGCTTCGGCTACGTCACCGGCGGCACCGTCACCCCCGGTCCAAGACCCGGCAATCCCAGACCCCGACTATTGCGCCTAAAAGCCCAGCAAGCCCTCATCAACTCCCTGGGCTTCCCCGGCAAAGGCAGCGACGCCGCCCGCCGCACCCTCGAAAAAAAACCTGCTCATCCCCTTATCCTTAGCATCGCCGGCCTCAGCGTTGACGACTTCGTGGAGTGCTGCCGCCGCCTGGAAGCCTTCGCCGACGCGCTGGAGCTGAACGTCAGTTCCCCCAACACCGCCGGCCTCCGCGTCTTCCACCAGCCCCAGGAATTCCGACGCCTCCTGGACTCCGTCAACGCCGTCCGCCGCAAGCCCCTCCTCATCAAACTCCCCCCCTTCGCCGACGACAAAAGCCGCTATGAAATCATATCCTTGGTCCAAATCGCTAAAGCCTCGGGCGTAAACGGCCTCACCGTCGCCAACACCCGCCCCGTAAAAGAGCCTCGACTCGCCGTCGGCGCGGGCGGCCTCAGCGGCAAGCCCCTCCTCCCAGACACCCTCGCCATGGTCGTCGAGGTCAGAAAAGAGGTCGGCCCCGCCATGACCATCAACGCCTGTGGCGGCATCTTCACCGCCGGCGACGCCATACAGGCCCTCCGCATTGGCGCTAACACTGTCCAGCTTTACACCGGCCTCATCTACCACGGCCCCGGCGTCGCCCGCGCGATAAACAAAGGCATCCTCCAATATCTAGACGAGCACCGCCTGCCGGACGTCAAAGCCATATCCGGCTCGTAG
- a CDS encoding VOC family protein, translating into MAITHISAITLAVRDMARALAFYRKLDLPVTYGGEDSFFTTLKAGETSINLILAPARQQDWWGRIIIRVDDVDQIHRQLKDAGLDPEEPRNAAWGERFFHIWDPDGHELSFAERLSRDGSSS; encoded by the coding sequence ATGGCCATCACCCACATCAGCGCCATAACCCTGGCCGTGCGAGACATGGCCAGAGCCCTCGCCTTCTACAGGAAGCTGGACCTACCCGTCACCTACGGCGGCGAGGACTCCTTCTTCACCACCCTCAAGGCCGGCGAGACCTCTATAAACCTAATCCTGGCTCCCGCGCGGCAGCAGGACTGGTGGGGCAGAATAATCATTCGTGTCGATGACGTGGACCAGATCCACCGCCAGCTTAAAGACGCCGGCCTGGACCCCGAAGAGCCCCGCAACGCCGCCTGGGGTGAGCGCTTTTTCCATATCTGGGACCCGGACGGTCACGAGCTCAGCTTCGCCGAGCGACTTTCCAGAGATGGGTCCTCTTCTTGA
- a CDS encoding class I SAM-dependent methyltransferase — MGPGRSRAQLRRATFQRWVLFLSLISLSEQLLAASCGDSSQSDFLRSFFRDAYRDSSLELTTALGKSLDLNEWNRVLEVPSDDGHGALYLHQTYRCQVIGIEPNEDRVGEARRMAFKNKLFDKITFRVATPDSLKERDGDFDALAGCLALSSASDKPLVASELRRVLRPGARLALAEVAVNPPLPPGLRPLTSTDAIGQALPIESYQSLLQHAGFQAIRQTDSSGILQNLVKKLQTRTLMARLAVTGDQFNVDLKASRQDLQGAQQLFASLSQAVEARQVGLAIITASA; from the coding sequence CTGGGACCCGGACGGTCACGAGCTCAGCTTCGCCGAGCGACTTTCCAGAGATGGGTCCTCTTCTTGAGCCTCATCTCCCTCTCGGAGCAGCTCCTCGCCGCATCCTGCGGCGACTCCTCCCAGAGCGACTTCCTCAGGTCCTTTTTCCGCGACGCCTACCGCGATAGCAGCCTGGAACTGACAACCGCCCTGGGCAAGTCCCTCGATTTGAACGAGTGGAACCGCGTCCTGGAAGTCCCCTCCGACGACGGCCACGGCGCCCTCTACCTCCACCAGACCTATCGATGCCAGGTCATCGGTATCGAACCTAACGAAGACCGGGTCGGCGAGGCGCGACGCATGGCCTTCAAGAACAAGCTCTTCGACAAAATCACCTTCCGCGTCGCTACCCCAGACAGCCTCAAGGAGCGCGACGGCGACTTCGACGCCCTCGCCGGCTGCCTCGCCCTCTCCTCCGCCTCCGACAAGCCCCTCGTCGCCTCTGAGTTGCGGCGCGTCCTCCGCCCCGGCGCCCGCCTTGCCCTGGCCGAGGTGGCCGTCAATCCACCCCTGCCGCCCGGCCTCCGTCCCTTGACCTCCACCGACGCCATCGGCCAGGCCCTCCCTATCGAGTCCTACCAGTCCCTCCTCCAACACGCTGGATTCCAAGCCATCCGGCAGACGGACTCCTCAGGCATCCTCCAGAACCTGGTCAAAAAGCTTCAGACCCGCACCCTCATGGCCCGTCTGGCCGTCACCGGCGACCAGTTCAACGTCGACCTCAAAGCCAGCCGCCAAGACCTTCAAGGCGCCCAGCAGCTTTTCGCCTCCCTCTCCCAGGCCGTAGAGGCTCGACAAGTCGGCCTCGCCATCATTACCGCTTCTGCCTGA